One genomic segment of Blattabacterium sp. (Blaberus giganteus) includes these proteins:
- a CDS encoding serine O-acetyltransferase, whose product MLDFLTTIFENNKKKDVFPDKKKSEFFVKKLFYTLFTPDRNILNDTVLFKKNYEKLQRILYEIFIELNLNEKDSVNFTRIFFREVPSIYNTLVIDANAILKSDPAATVIEEIFLSYPGFFATALYRIAHQLWIQKIPIIPRLITEYAHSKTGVDIHASARIGEAFAVDHGTGIVIGSSTKIGDKVKIYQGVTLGAIYVDKKLANTKRHPTIEDRVTIYAGATVLGGETVIGHDCVLGGNVWVTKSVPPFSIVYQKNEIKMRNNSPFPNPINFMI is encoded by the coding sequence ATGTTAGATTTTTTAACAACCATATTTGAAAATAATAAAAAAAAAGATGTTTTTCCTGATAAGAAAAAATCAGAGTTTTTTGTGAAAAAATTGTTTTACACTTTATTTACTCCAGATCGAAATATTTTGAATGATACAGTTCTTTTTAAAAAAAATTACGAGAAATTACAAAGAATTTTATATGAAATTTTTATTGAATTAAATCTGAATGAAAAAGATTCGGTGAATTTTACTCGGATTTTTTTTAGAGAAGTTCCTAGTATTTATAATACATTGGTAATAGATGCTAATGCAATATTGAAATCGGATCCTGCAGCAACAGTTATCGAAGAAATTTTTCTTTCTTATCCTGGTTTTTTTGCTACTGCATTATATCGGATAGCACATCAATTATGGATTCAAAAAATTCCAATAATTCCAAGATTAATTACAGAATATGCACACAGTAAAACTGGAGTTGATATTCATGCCTCTGCAAGAATAGGAGAAGCTTTTGCTGTTGATCATGGAACAGGAATAGTTATAGGTTCTAGTACAAAAATAGGAGATAAAGTAAAAATATATCAAGGTGTAACTTTAGGAGCAATTTATGTGGATAAAAAATTAGCGAATACAAAACGTCATCCTACAATAGAAGATAGAGTAACTATTTATGCCGGTGCCACTGTTTTGGGGGGAGAAACAGTAATAGGTCATGATTGTGTACTTGGAGGTAATGTTTGGGTTACCAAAAGTGTTCCTCCTTTCTCTATAGTATATCAGAAAAACGAAATAAAAATGAGAAATAATAGTCCTTTTCCTAATCCCATTAATTTTATGATATAA
- the coaD gene encoding pantetheine-phosphate adenylyltransferase: MNKKIAVFPGSFDPLTLGHYDIIIRALNLFDKIIIAIGKNFEKKNMFSIEKRKNWIQKTFLSLSKKIEIDSFNELTLSFCIRKKAKFLLRGIRNQLDFELEKNIFFSNQELCKKDIIETVYLFSSYEKSHINSYLVRDVIKNGGDYTIFVPSTVRI; this comes from the coding sequence ATGAATAAAAAAATAGCAGTATTTCCTGGATCTTTTGATCCTCTAACTTTAGGGCATTATGATATTATTATTAGGGCTTTAAATTTATTTGATAAAATTATTATAGCTATTGGAAAAAATTTTGAAAAAAAAAATATGTTTTCTATTGAAAAAAGGAAAAATTGGATACAAAAAACTTTTTTAAGTTTATCAAAAAAAATAGAAATTGATTCATTTAATGAATTAACTCTCTCTTTTTGCATCAGAAAAAAAGCTAAATTTTTGTTAAGAGGAATTCGAAATCAATTGGATTTTGAGCTTGAAAAAAATATATTTTTTTCGAATCAAGAATTGTGTAAAAAAGATATTATTGAAACAGTTTATCTTTTTTCTTCTTATGAAAAATCTCATATAAATTCTTATCTCGTAAGAGATGTAATAAAAAATGGAGGAGATTATACCATATTTGTTCCTTCTACTGTTAGAATATAA
- a CDS encoding NAD(P)-dependent oxidoreductase, producing the protein MIKKILILDKNHSFIIYKLKKEGLICDENYNDSTDKIDISAYDGIILRNRLEIDKKFIKKAKNLKFIARIGSGTENIDKDYAIKKGITLISSPEGNKDAVAEHATGMLLCMMNYIVRSHQQIIKGKWIREINRGVEIMGKTIGIIGYGNTGKAFAKKLSGFDAKILCYDILPKVGDIYAKQVNMSTIFKKSDIISLHVPYTIKTKGMINYNFIKKFCKPFYFINTSRGKCVITNHLAEALKNGKIYGACLDVLEYENLSFKNFFHHHKLTKSFLYLINSDQVIFTSHIAGWTKESKYKMDKKIVEKIILLIKKFNQKYHIR; encoded by the coding sequence ATGATAAAAAAAATATTAATATTAGATAAAAATCATTCTTTTATTATATACAAATTAAAAAAAGAAGGATTGATTTGTGATGAAAATTACAATGATTCAACAGATAAAATTGATATATCTGCATATGATGGCATCATTTTAAGAAATAGATTAGAAATAGATAAAAAATTTATTAAAAAAGCTAAAAACTTAAAATTTATTGCTCGTATTGGATCTGGAACAGAAAATATAGATAAAGATTATGCTATAAAAAAAGGAATAACTTTGATTTCTTCTCCAGAAGGAAATAAAGATGCAGTAGCAGAACATGCTACAGGAATGCTTTTGTGTATGATGAATTATATCGTTCGTTCACATCAACAAATTATAAAAGGAAAATGGATCAGAGAGATAAATAGAGGAGTAGAAATTATGGGAAAAACAATAGGTATTATTGGATATGGAAATACAGGAAAAGCTTTTGCAAAAAAACTTTCAGGTTTTGATGCTAAAATATTATGTTATGACATATTACCTAAAGTAGGAGATATTTATGCAAAACAGGTAAACATGAGTACAATTTTTAAAAAATCAGATATAATAAGTTTACACGTTCCCTATACTATAAAAACAAAAGGAATGATTAACTATAATTTCATAAAAAAATTTTGCAAACCTTTTTATTTTATAAACACCTCTCGTGGAAAATGTGTAATAACAAATCATTTAGCCGAAGCATTAAAAAATGGAAAAATATATGGAGCGTGTTTAGATGTATTAGAATATGAGAATCTTTCCTTTAAGAACTTTTTTCATCATCATAAACTTACTAAAAGTTTTCTTTATCTTATTAATTCTGATCAAGTGATATTTACTTCACATATTGCAGGATGGACTAAAGAATCAAAATATAAAATGGATAAAAAAATTGTGGAAAAAATTATTCTTTTAATAAAAAAGTTTAATCAAAAATATCATATTCGTTAA
- the cysK gene encoding cysteine synthase A, translating to MKVKVDSILKTIGNTPHVHLKRLFPNHQVWIKLERNNPGGSIKDRIALSMIEDAEEKEIIHKGDIIIEPTSGNTGIGLAMVCSVKGYRLILVMPESMSLERRKLFSIFGAKFVLTPKENGMKGAIKKAEELINTIPNSWMPKQFDNVSNPNIHKNTTAKEIINAFPKGIDYFITGVGTGGHITGIGEVLKNKFPNIKIFSVEPIESPVILGGEPNPHALQGLGAGFIPSILNVKILDGSFLVSKEEAFHYVRKTAKKEGILVGISTGASLSAIEKQLYKFSKQSIILTLNYDTGERYLSVDNLFL from the coding sequence ATGAAAGTTAAAGTTGATAGCATTTTAAAAACTATCGGAAATACGCCTCATGTACATCTTAAAAGATTATTCCCTAATCATCAGGTTTGGATTAAATTGGAAAGGAATAACCCTGGAGGAAGTATAAAAGATAGAATCGCATTATCTATGATAGAAGACGCAGAAGAAAAGGAAATTATTCATAAAGGAGACATTATTATAGAACCAACTTCTGGTAATACAGGAATAGGATTAGCTATGGTGTGTTCTGTAAAGGGTTATCGTCTTATTTTAGTTATGCCAGAATCAATGAGTCTTGAAAGAAGAAAATTATTTTCTATTTTTGGAGCAAAATTTGTTCTTACTCCAAAAGAAAATGGAATGAAAGGAGCTATTAAAAAAGCAGAAGAATTAATTAATACTATTCCAAATTCTTGGATGCCTAAACAATTTGATAATGTTTCAAATCCGAATATACATAAAAATACAACAGCAAAAGAAATTATTAATGCTTTTCCTAAAGGAATAGATTATTTCATAACAGGAGTAGGAACTGGAGGTCATATTACTGGAATAGGAGAAGTATTAAAAAATAAATTTCCAAATATAAAAATATTTTCTGTAGAACCTATAGAATCTCCAGTTATATTAGGCGGTGAACCCAATCCTCACGCTTTACAAGGATTAGGCGCAGGTTTTATTCCATCTATTTTGAATGTAAAAATATTAGATGGATCTTTTTTAGTATCTAAAGAAGAAGCTTTTCATTATGTTAGAAAAACTGCAAAAAAAGAAGGAATTCTTGTTGGAATATCTACTGGAGCGTCATTATCTGCTATAGAAAAACAATTATATAAATTTTCAAAACAATCGATAATATTAACTTTAAATTATGATACTGGGGAAAGATATTTGTCAGTTGACAATCTTTTTTTATGA
- a CDS encoding transglycosylase domain-containing protein encodes MIINHFFYVYKIRKLIFYFWFLFLIGISAIFIIFYAAFKGYLGTLPNTKDIENPTMKVGSEVYDSNGILLGRFFSENRTLVSYQQLPKDLVNALLAKEDIRFKYHSGIDAKSFLRAILSLGKKGGGSTISQQLAKLLFTGPSAKNKLHRIHQKLLEWVMAIELEKRYTKEEIITMYYNKFDFLYNAKGIETAAHTYFNKKVSELNLGECATLVGMLENPSLYNPKNYPDRARKQRNLVLFQMKKYNFLNIYRYKKELKKPLKINFKIQKKDFELLTYYGEFLKKEIQEALDEHEEKTGQKFNLYSSGLKIYASIDARMQDYAEKSVKSHLSQLQILFNRFQKKNRNAPFSNISPEKTKRILISAMHRTPLYQDLRQRGLTEEKIIKEFKKPQLIKLFTWNGSKKVFMSPWNFIRYQKSIIQAGMLSIESSTGFIKAWVGGIDFNYFQYDHVAQTQRQVGSIFKPILYAAAINELHYNPCTKISNEKFHLGKWKPRNSNGKYGGFLTLKDGLAFSVNTISARLISQITPGPVINLAKKMGIESVIPEHPSIALGSADLTLYEMTGAFNTFTNYGIYIKPSILVKIEDENGNLIKEHVDLSRRQVFSEDVGYIMLKLMQGVVKYGTAKRLQSYNLIGEIAGKTGTTNENSDGWFIGMIPNLTTGVWVGWEDRFTHFDSIKLGQGANMALPIWAYYMKNLYKDINLIYHDKLLFHKPKNYQSYWDHCSNEIHKEENEINEEKKEENYSEKIIDFDVNLNSESSQYYDK; translated from the coding sequence ATGATTATTAATCATTTTTTTTACGTGTACAAAATTCGTAAACTTATTTTTTATTTTTGGTTTTTATTCCTCATAGGAATAAGTGCTATTTTTATCATTTTTTATGCAGCTTTTAAAGGTTATTTAGGTACTTTACCTAATACAAAGGATATAGAAAATCCTACTATGAAAGTAGGATCAGAAGTATATGATTCCAACGGAATATTATTGGGAAGATTTTTTTCAGAAAATAGAACTTTAGTTAGTTATCAACAACTACCAAAAGATCTTGTAAATGCACTTCTTGCGAAAGAAGATATTCGTTTTAAATATCATTCTGGAATTGATGCTAAATCTTTTCTTAGAGCAATTCTTTCTTTAGGAAAAAAAGGAGGAGGGAGTACAATCTCTCAACAGTTAGCAAAACTTCTTTTTACAGGACCATCTGCAAAAAATAAACTCCATAGAATTCATCAAAAACTTTTGGAATGGGTAATGGCAATTGAATTAGAAAAACGTTATACAAAAGAAGAAATTATAACTATGTATTATAATAAATTTGATTTTTTGTATAACGCAAAAGGAATAGAAACAGCAGCTCATACTTATTTTAATAAAAAGGTTTCTGAACTCAATTTGGGAGAATGTGCAACATTGGTCGGAATGTTAGAAAATCCTTCTTTATATAATCCTAAAAATTATCCTGATAGAGCAAGAAAACAAAGAAATTTAGTTTTATTTCAAATGAAGAAATATAATTTTCTAAATATATATAGATATAAAAAAGAACTGAAAAAACCTCTAAAAATTAATTTCAAAATACAAAAAAAAGATTTTGAGTTACTAACTTATTATGGTGAATTTTTAAAAAAAGAAATTCAGGAAGCTTTAGACGAACATGAAGAAAAAACTGGACAAAAATTTAATCTTTATTCTAGCGGATTAAAAATATATGCATCTATTGATGCTAGAATGCAAGATTATGCAGAAAAATCTGTAAAAAGTCATCTCAGTCAATTACAAATTTTATTTAATCGTTTTCAAAAAAAAAATAGAAATGCTCCATTTTCAAATATTTCTCCAGAAAAAACAAAACGAATTCTCATATCTGCAATGCATAGAACACCCCTTTACCAAGATTTAAGACAAAGAGGATTAACAGAAGAAAAAATTATAAAAGAATTTAAAAAACCACAATTAATAAAATTATTTACTTGGAACGGATCTAAAAAAGTATTTATGTCTCCATGGAATTTTATACGTTATCAAAAAAGTATTATTCAAGCAGGAATGTTATCTATAGAATCTTCTACTGGATTTATTAAAGCATGGGTAGGTGGAATCGATTTCAATTATTTCCAATATGATCATGTAGCACAAACACAACGTCAAGTTGGTTCGATATTTAAACCTATTTTATATGCTGCAGCTATTAATGAATTACATTATAATCCTTGTACGAAAATTTCAAATGAAAAATTTCATTTAGGAAAATGGAAACCTAGAAATTCTAATGGAAAATACGGAGGTTTTCTTACTTTGAAAGATGGATTAGCTTTTTCTGTCAATACAATTTCAGCTCGTTTAATATCACAAATTACTCCAGGTCCAGTAATTAATTTAGCAAAAAAAATGGGAATTGAATCTGTAATTCCTGAACATCCATCTATTGCACTTGGTTCTGCTGATTTAACTTTATATGAAATGACAGGAGCTTTTAATACATTTACTAATTATGGTATTTATATAAAACCTAGTATTTTAGTAAAAATAGAAGATGAAAATGGAAATTTAATTAAAGAGCATGTAGATCTTAGCAGAAGACAAGTTTTTAGTGAAGATGTAGGATATATTATGTTAAAATTAATGCAAGGGGTAGTTAAATATGGAACAGCAAAAAGATTACAATCATACAATCTCATAGGAGAGATAGCCGGAAAAACAGGAACAACTAATGAAAACTCAGATGGATGGTTTATAGGGATGATTCCAAATTTAACTACTGGAGTTTGGGTTGGTTGGGAGGATCGATTTACTCATTTTGATAGTATTAAATTGGGACAAGGAGCAAATATGGCTTTACCTATATGGGCTTATTATATGAAAAATTTGTATAAAGATATTAATTTGATTTATCACGATAAACTATTGTTTCATAAACCTAAAAATTATCAATCTTATTGGGATCATTGCAGCAATGAAATCCATAAAGAAGAAAACGAAATCAACGAAGAAAAAAAAGAAGAAAATTATTCAGAAAAAATTATAGATTTTGATGTAAACTTAAACTCAGAAAGCAGTCAATATTATGATAAATGA
- the rnr gene encoding ribonuclease R: MKKERKIKKYNNLSIGWIRITNHGYAFVHINGFQKDVFIPKNKTNRALEGDLVEIKFYMKKGIKMEGEVLKIIKRKTNKFIGILKIHNNYGIVYNTNIHVNILVPIQKLEKCHHNDKVLVQIESWPKKFKNPFGKIVKVFGSYGEYKTEISSLLEEYEISYKFSKKMENEAKVIFSKKVMDIRLRRDMRKVKTFTIDPLNAKDFDDALSIRKLSYDTWEIGVHISDVSHYIKEGSLLDQEAYSRATSIYFVGEVIPMLPKILSNNLCSLQPKKDKLSFSYIFNINRKGKILKNWFGKTIIRSDRKFTYDEVQSIIDKKKGDYYEDIYTLFLLSKILIQNRLKNGALFLERVEVKFHLDKKNNPISLYLEKNNDAHRLIEEFMLLTNQKISEFVSLNLDGGTSKKLYIYRIHDKPDFQKIFLIKKIIEPLGYFLDTKNLKTSINHLLKQIKGKPEQNMIENLILRSMSKAKYSTRNIGHYGLSFIYYTHFTSPIRRYSDIIAHRLLYYYLTKDKNKNEEYKLKTIEFYEKQSHHCSCKERLAIDVEREFLKYMQVKYIRQFVGEEFYGIITGFTNWSVYIDLLLFQTEGMVRLNDIKEDSYVLNSNDYSIIGKKKRKIYHLGDKVKVKLMDANIEKNQIILDWIDDV; this comes from the coding sequence ATGAAAAAAGAAAGAAAAATAAAAAAGTATAATAATTTATCCATAGGATGGATTAGGATTACTAACCATGGATATGCATTTGTTCATATAAACGGATTTCAAAAAGATGTTTTTATTCCAAAAAATAAAACTAATCGAGCTTTAGAAGGAGATTTAGTGGAAATTAAATTTTATATGAAAAAAGGAATTAAAATGGAAGGAGAAGTATTAAAGATTATAAAAAGAAAAACCAATAAATTTATTGGAATATTAAAAATTCATAATAACTATGGTATAGTATATAATACTAATATTCATGTAAATATATTAGTTCCAATACAAAAATTGGAAAAATGTCATCACAATGATAAAGTATTAGTTCAAATTGAATCATGGCCTAAAAAATTTAAAAATCCTTTTGGAAAAATAGTAAAAGTATTTGGCTCTTATGGAGAATACAAAACAGAAATTTCTTCTTTATTAGAAGAATATGAAATATCCTATAAATTCTCAAAAAAAATGGAAAATGAAGCCAAAGTTATTTTTTCAAAAAAAGTTATGGATATCAGATTAAGAAGAGATATGCGAAAGGTAAAAACTTTTACTATAGATCCTTTAAATGCAAAAGATTTTGATGATGCTCTTTCCATTAGAAAGTTAAGTTATGATACTTGGGAAATAGGAGTTCATATATCTGACGTATCTCATTATATAAAAGAAGGAAGTTTACTGGATCAAGAAGCATATTCACGTGCTACATCTATTTATTTTGTAGGAGAAGTGATTCCTATGCTTCCTAAAATATTGTCTAATAATCTTTGCTCATTACAACCAAAAAAAGATAAATTAAGTTTTTCTTATATTTTTAATATAAATCGTAAAGGAAAAATATTGAAAAATTGGTTTGGAAAAACCATAATACGATCTGATAGAAAATTTACATATGATGAAGTTCAGTCTATTATAGATAAAAAAAAAGGAGATTATTACGAGGATATTTATACATTATTTTTGTTATCTAAAATATTGATTCAAAATCGATTAAAAAATGGAGCACTTTTTTTAGAAAGGGTAGAAGTAAAATTTCATTTGGATAAAAAAAATAATCCAATATCTTTATACTTAGAAAAAAATAATGATGCGCATCGTTTAATTGAAGAATTTATGTTATTAACAAATCAAAAAATTTCAGAATTTGTTAGTTTAAATTTGGATGGAGGAACTTCCAAAAAACTCTATATTTATAGAATACACGATAAACCCGATTTTCAAAAAATTTTTTTAATAAAAAAAATTATAGAACCTTTAGGTTATTTTTTAGATACAAAAAATTTAAAAACTTCTATTAATCATTTATTAAAACAGATTAAAGGAAAACCTGAACAAAATATGATTGAAAATTTAATTCTTCGTTCAATGAGTAAAGCTAAATATTCCACAAGAAATATAGGACATTATGGATTATCTTTCATTTATTATACACATTTCACTTCTCCTATAAGAAGATATTCAGATATAATTGCTCATCGTTTATTATATTATTATTTAACAAAAGATAAAAACAAAAATGAAGAATATAAACTTAAAACAATAGAATTTTATGAAAAACAATCCCATCATTGTAGTTGTAAAGAACGTTTAGCTATAGATGTAGAAAGAGAGTTTTTAAAATATATGCAAGTTAAATATATAAGACAATTTGTAGGAGAGGAATTTTATGGAATTATTACAGGATTTACTAATTGGAGTGTTTATATTGACTTACTATTGTTTCAAACCGAAGGAATGGTCAGATTAAATGATATTAAAGAAGATTCTTATGTTCTAAATTCGAATGATTATAGTATAATTGGAAAAAAAAAAAGAAAAATTTATCATTTGGGAGATAAAGTAAAAGTAAAACTCATGGATGCTAATATAGAAAAAAATCAAATTATTCTTGATTGGATTGATGACGTATAG
- a CDS encoding regulatory iron-sulfur-containing complex subunit RicT → MNKSCSDCLNKCEKKENFFQKKQCNKSNVFDWLSNIKSPFEYQKYDIVEVQFKNKRKEFFLNKEKIFLNKGDTVTVETKSGIGYDIGLVSLTGELVKFQIRNYTINPNTFKKIYRKSTCKEINSWKYLKRKEFTTILKAKKIAKNLNLSMKICDIEYQGDGKKAIFYYTAENRIDFRKLIKEFALYFHIRIEMRQIGYRQEAAKISGIGSCGRELCCSTWLKNFKSVTTNSARYQQLSINMEKLTGQCSKLKCCLNYELDAYLDTIKDFPDFNRKIHTEKGIAQCMKIDVFKREMWFSYVKNSNIWFRIKVKKIKEIFEKNKIAPPLEELSTSIQKKELIFKDLSI, encoded by the coding sequence ATGAACAAATCATGCTCTGATTGTTTAAATAAATGTGAAAAAAAAGAAAATTTTTTTCAAAAAAAACAATGTAACAAATCTAATGTATTTGATTGGTTGTCCAATATAAAATCTCCCTTTGAATATCAAAAATATGATATTGTGGAAGTCCAATTTAAAAATAAAAGAAAAGAATTTTTTCTTAATAAAGAAAAAATTTTCCTTAATAAAGGAGATACAGTTACTGTAGAAACCAAATCTGGTATAGGGTACGACATAGGCCTCGTTTCTTTAACTGGAGAATTAGTAAAGTTTCAAATAAGAAATTATACAATTAATCCAAATACTTTTAAAAAAATATATAGAAAATCAACATGCAAAGAAATAAATAGTTGGAAGTATTTAAAAAGAAAAGAGTTTACAACTATTTTAAAAGCTAAAAAAATTGCAAAAAATCTGAATCTTTCTATGAAAATTTGTGATATAGAGTATCAAGGAGATGGAAAAAAGGCTATTTTTTATTATACAGCTGAAAATAGAATTGATTTTAGAAAATTAATAAAAGAATTTGCTTTATATTTTCATATACGTATAGAAATGCGTCAAATAGGATATAGACAAGAAGCGGCAAAAATTAGTGGAATTGGTTCTTGTGGTAGAGAACTTTGTTGTTCTACTTGGTTAAAAAATTTTAAAAGTGTAACAACTAATTCAGCAAGATATCAACAACTTTCCATAAATATGGAAAAATTAACTGGACAATGTAGCAAATTAAAATGTTGTCTTAATTATGAATTAGATGCTTATTTAGATACCATAAAAGATTTTCCAGATTTTAACAGAAAAATTCATACAGAAAAGGGAATTGCTCAATGTATGAAAATTGATGTTTTCAAACGAGAAATGTGGTTTTCTTATGTTAAGAATTCCAATATCTGGTTCAGAATAAAAGTAAAAAAGATTAAAGAAATTTTTGAAAAAAATAAAATCGCACCTCCTTTAGAGGAATTATCAACTTCTATTCAAAAAAAAGAATTAATATTTAAAGATTTATCTATATAA
- a CDS encoding sulfite reductase flavoprotein subunit alpha → MLSESNNKIFFKLIQESSKEEIIWMCGYMYGLLFYNKDSKIFQKKEEEKITLVYGTETGNAKNLAFDFYQKAKNEKLKIKLISLDQYCLKDLEKEDYFFIIMSTHGEGEPPFSAKSFFNFIHHNKNIFLKNMKYSVLALGDRSYTYFCKAGEDVDKRLYDIGAIRIVPLQKCDIDYEIQAERWFSEILNFIKKKKCEINTENRNKKIYGKILNKIILNNQEKGSNKEIHHIEIFVKKNKIKYLPGDSIGIYPENPYNEVNNIIEYIKNNRKKEYEKYEEKNKIFDLFQKNLNILYLSDNFLKKYSFLSEKKNIPLNQKWKLTDLLIKFPMKNKCSLKELIKIMDPIKPRLYSISSSPTAHVNEIHITVSRHRFQLYGETLYGHCSDFLSKLKIGDELSFFIYKNQSFKLPNLDKDIILIGPGTGIAPFRSFLYEREATEATGKNWLFFGDQHFYADFLYQKEIKNWKMKGILHRVSFSFSRDQEKKIYVQNKIWENRIEFFSWIKNGAHVYICGNKIPMSLDVEKMICHVIEKVGKCDSKLFIKKMKKEGRYLKDVY, encoded by the coding sequence ATGTTATCTGAGTCAAATAACAAAATATTTTTTAAGTTGATACAAGAGTCCTCTAAGGAAGAAATTATATGGATGTGTGGTTATATGTATGGATTGTTATTTTATAACAAAGATTCTAAAATATTTCAAAAAAAAGAGGAAGAAAAAATTACGTTAGTTTATGGTACGGAAACAGGAAATGCTAAAAATTTGGCTTTTGATTTTTACCAAAAAGCCAAGAATGAAAAATTGAAAATAAAATTGATTAGTTTAGATCAATATTGTTTGAAAGATTTAGAAAAAGAAGATTATTTTTTCATTATCATGAGTACGCATGGAGAAGGGGAGCCTCCTTTTTCTGCAAAATCTTTTTTTAATTTTATTCATCATAATAAAAATATTTTTCTAAAAAATATGAAATATAGTGTGTTAGCGTTGGGGGATAGATCTTATACTTATTTTTGCAAAGCAGGAGAAGATGTAGATAAACGTTTATATGATATAGGGGCAATAAGAATTGTTCCATTACAGAAATGTGATATTGATTATGAAATCCAAGCAGAAAGATGGTTTTCTGAAATTTTAAATTTTATAAAAAAAAAAAAATGTGAAATTAACACAGAAAATAGAAATAAAAAAATATATGGAAAAATTTTAAACAAAATAATTTTAAATAATCAAGAAAAAGGATCTAATAAAGAGATTCATCATATTGAAATTTTTGTTAAAAAAAATAAAATTAAATATCTACCTGGAGATTCAATAGGAATTTATCCTGAAAATCCTTATAATGAAGTAAATAATATTATAGAATATATCAAAAATAATAGAAAAAAGGAATATGAAAAATATGAAGAAAAAAACAAAATTTTTGATCTTTTTCAAAAGAATTTAAATATTCTTTATTTATCTGATAATTTTTTGAAAAAATATTCTTTTTTATCAGAAAAAAAAAATATTCCTTTAAATCAGAAATGGAAACTTACTGATCTTTTAATCAAATTTCCTATGAAAAATAAATGTTCTTTAAAAGAATTGATAAAAATCATGGACCCTATAAAACCTAGACTATATTCTATTTCTTCATCTCCTACCGCTCATGTAAATGAAATTCATATTACTGTATCTCGTCATCGTTTTCAATTATATGGAGAGACTTTATATGGTCATTGTTCTGATTTTTTATCTAAATTAAAAATAGGAGATGAATTGTCTTTTTTTATTTATAAAAATCAATCATTCAAATTACCCAATTTGGATAAAGATATAATTCTTATTGGACCTGGCACTGGAATTGCTCCTTTTCGATCTTTTTTGTATGAAAGAGAAGCAACAGAAGCTACGGGTAAGAATTGGTTATTTTTTGGAGATCAACACTTTTATGCTGATTTTTTATATCAAAAAGAAATTAAAAATTGGAAAATGAAAGGAATTCTTCATCGTGTGAGTTTCTCTTTTTCTAGAGATCAGGAAAAAAAAATTTATGTGCAAAACAAAATATGGGAAAATAGAATTGAATTTTTTTCTTGGATAAAAAATGGAGCTCATGTTTATATTTGTGGAAATAAAATTCCTATGAGTCTAGATGTAGAAAAAATGATTTGTCACGTTATAGAAAAAGTAGGAAAATGCGATTCAAAACTTTTTATTAAAAAAATGAAAAAAGAAGGGAGATACTTAAAAGATGTATATTGA